The following are encoded in a window of Dysidea avara chromosome 4, odDysAvar1.4, whole genome shotgun sequence genomic DNA:
- the LOC136253819 gene encoding fibrinogen C domain-containing protein 1-A-like: MITLVVLVSLELVLVDGECDGPIDNCCLGYNNNNYNEEEDGLSFRGDKMEVLTLRIEIGYNMKMDLVAAFMFAVGPAEDQYQLSISGFDSVGLPDPFSTYGSMDGMKFSSRDHDNDLWSSNCAQHRGGWWHRSCGDIMLNNNYNTIHLNDRWHVLPFVEIKIRPFNCDK; the protein is encoded by the exons ATGATAACACTAGTAGTTCTAGTTAGTCTAGAATTAGTGCTAGTTGATGGAGAATGTGATGGACCTATTGACAACTGTTGTCTTGgctacaataacaacaactacaat GAGGAGGAAGATGGACTGTCATTTAGAGGAGACAAGATGGAAGTGTTGACTTTAAGAATAGAGATTGGGTACaatatgaagatggatttggtaGCAGCATTTATG TTTGCAGTAGGACCAGCTGAGGATCAGTATCAATTGAGTATATCAGGATTTGATAGTGTTGGACTGCCTGATCCATTTAGTACTTATGGTTCCATGGATGGAATGAAATTTTCTTCCCGTGATCATGACAATGATTTGTGGTCTAGTAATTGTGCACAACATCGTGGTGGATGGTGGCACAGATCATGTGGTGATATAATGCtcaataataattacaatacaatacacctcAATGATAGGTGGCATGTTCTACCATTTGTGGAGATTAAAATCAGGCCATTTAATTGTGATAAGTGA